TTACCGCACATCATTTTCGCCACCGATTGCACCAAACGATCCGGGAGGCGTTCCGCCAGCCTTCCGGCGATCCCCTTCTCCCCGGAACCGAAAGTCTCCGAAACCCGGCGGGCGTACTCGTCAAAGCCCACGCCCCGCTCCCGGAAGGCCAAGATGGCCTCGGCCGCCATGCAGGCGCTCCGCACGCCCGGGCCGATTCCCTCGCCGCTGAAATCCTGGGCGAGACCGCAGGCATCCCCGACGAGCAGGTACCGCTCGCCCGCCGCCCGGCGGGGGGCGCCGCGCCGGATGGTATAGGCATGGCCCTTGAAGGGGGTCAGCTTGAGGCCCTCGGGAAGTCGCTCGCTCTTCCGAAGCCGCGCGAGCAGCGCTTCGCGCCGCTCGTGAACGCTCGGGGACTTCCCAACGCAACCCACCCCGATGTTGAGGAAATCCCCCTTGGTGAAATACCAGCCGTATCCCTTGAAATCGGGCTCGGCGAAAAGCTCGGGCAAGCCGTAGTGCGGGGCGAGCGAGCGAAGCACATCCGCCCCCACCCGCGTTTCGCTCTCCTGGGTCAGAACGACGACCTCCTCATCGGGCACCCCGCTCAGCGAGCGCGCAACCGGACAGGTGTGGCCGCCCGCGCCCACGACAACGGCCCCCTCGACGCTTTCGGCTTCCCCGATGTCGAGAAGGACGCTGTCTGCCCCGATTTTCACCTCCCGCACCCGCACGCCCTCGCGCACCTCCGCTCCGGCGCGCTCCGCCCGGCGGAGAAGGAAGTCGTCGAATTCCTGGCGGACAATTCCGAAGCTGGCCGGCTCGCGCCACCTCGTTTCGTGAAGGGTGTCGTCATAGCCGACGTAGACGGCCTCGAAAGGCTGAATCGTGCGGGGATACGTCTCGATCGTGAGTTCGAGGTCCTTCATCACTTTTTTCGTCACCCAGCCGGCGCAGAGTTTCACGCGGGGGAACTTGGCGGCATCGAGGACAAGGGGTCGAAGCCCCTTCCGGGCGAGCTGCCAGGCCACCGTGCTTCCCGCGGGGCCGCCGCCGACGATGACCGCATCCCACACGCTCATTCGGAGAGCCTCCATATCCGCCAGCCGAAACAAAGCCGCCGCCAGAAGGACAGGTTGATATCTTCCATGCTGTTGGCCACCTCCATCGCCTCGAAGAGATCGCCCTCGAAGTCCAGCTCACTTTCAATATAGGCCTCGCCGAAATTGAAGCTCGTCGGCTCATAGAGAAGCCGCTTGAATACGCGCAGGGAGAGAAAATGCACCGTGAGGGCGCAGACTCTCTCGCCGACCTCGAGTTCGGAGCCGTCCCAGAGCCGGATACGGAAGCCGGGCTCCATCGGCGCGAAAATCTCCCGCAGAATCTCTGCCGCTCGGGCAGCCGATAGATTCGCTGTGCCTGCATGCACCACGAAATTCTCCTTGCATTGCGTGCGGAACGCCGGGAAACCGGTTTCGGGAGCCGCACATCCCTATAATAAAAATACGCTTATTTCCCTCTTGTGCCGAATTTTGAGAAAAATGTAAAGGATTGCCCCAAAAAGCAGGATTTTCCTGCCCCATTACCTCA
This genomic window from bacterium contains:
- a CDS encoding NAD(P)/FAD-dependent oxidoreductase gives rise to the protein MSVWDAVIVGGGPAGSTVAWQLARKGLRPLVLDAAKFPRVKLCAGWVTKKVMKDLELTIETYPRTIQPFEAVYVGYDDTLHETRWREPASFGIVRQEFDDFLLRRAERAGAEVREGVRVREVKIGADSVLLDIGEAESVEGAVVVGAGGHTCPVARSLSGVPDEEVVVLTQESETRVGADVLRSLAPHYGLPELFAEPDFKGYGWYFTKGDFLNIGVGCVGKSPSVHERREALLARLRKSERLPEGLKLTPFKGHAYTIRRGAPRRAAGERYLLVGDACGLAQDFSGEGIGPGVRSACMAAEAILAFRERGVGFDEYARRVSETFGSGEKGIAGRLAERLPDRLVQSVAKMMCGNAWLRRRLVLEGAFGIG